The Nostoc sp. NIES-3756 DNA window ATACAATGCGTCAGCAGATGCACAAGTGTATTGAGTTAATTACTGGTGAACGTCAACTTTTAACATTCAACAGTTAACAATTATCATTGATTTGGTATTTTCAATTGCCTCTATGGTTACTCTGTCTCCCAGCCTCAAAGCTAGACTTGCTCAACCCCTAAAAATCGGCTCATTTGCAGTTAACAGCCGTGTTCTTCAGTCGCCTTTGTCGGGGGTGACAGATATGGTGTTTCGTCGGCTTGTACGTCGCTATGCACCAGATTCGATGATGTACACAGAGATGGTAAATGCTACGGGTTTACACTACGTCAAGCAGTTACCAAAAATCATGGAGGTAGACCCCAACGAGCGACCAATTAGCATTCAATTGTTTGACTGTCGCCCTGATTTCTTAGCAGAAGCCGCAGTTAAAGCTGTTGCGGAAGGTGCTGATACTGTTGATATTAATATGGGTTGCCCGGTAAATAAAATTACCAAAAATGGTGGTGGTTCTTCTTTATTACGACAGCCGGAAGTAGCAGAAGCCATTGTGCGGGAAGTTGTGAAAGCTGTTGATGTACCAGTCACCGTAAAAACCCGTATTGGTTGGAATGATAAAGAAATTACCATTCTCGATTTTGCCAAGCGCATGGAAGATGCGGGAGCGCAAATGATTACAGTGCATGGACGTACCCGCGCCCAAGGTTACAACGGTAACGCCCGTTGGGAATGGATAG harbors:
- the dusB gene encoding tRNA dihydrouridine synthase DusB → MVTLSPSLKARLAQPLKIGSFAVNSRVLQSPLSGVTDMVFRRLVRRYAPDSMMYTEMVNATGLHYVKQLPKIMEVDPNERPISIQLFDCRPDFLAEAAVKAVAEGADTVDINMGCPVNKITKNGGGSSLLRQPEVAEAIVREVVKAVDVPVTVKTRIGWNDKEITILDFAKRMEDAGAQMITVHGRTRAQGYNGNARWEWIARVKEILSIPVIGNGDIFSVEAAVKCLEDTGADGVMCSRGTLGYPFLVGEIDHFLKTGEILPAPTPIQRLECARDHLQALWEYKGDRGVRQARKHMTWYAKGFVGAAELRGQLSVIETVQQGLDLIDKATEQLTHGYELVEEADNFQVA